Proteins encoded together in one Sceloporus undulatus isolate JIND9_A2432 ecotype Alabama chromosome 4, SceUnd_v1.1, whole genome shotgun sequence window:
- the TNFRSF11A gene encoding tumor necrosis factor receptor superfamily member 11A produces MALLPSLLILLSLSFFSTGAKFSLQITPPCKSDQHYEHAGRCCTKCEPGKYMSAKCTATSESICKPCGPNEYIDVWNEEEKCLLRKICDHGKALIEVNPGNSTSQRQCACTAGYHWNEDCDCCRRNKRCPLGSGVKYPIQQNKDTVCIPCPAGYFSNVSSATDACKTWTNCTALGTEEKIPGNSQSDAVCWKQMKPLLQDETNKLFYMFIAPLFVIALVGTAVLVIYYRNKGETLTADLHYWALVICRQIKKTKDSPCDTFVNGNMACPAGPQLMEGTYLLDLDEYSFSEDVCCPHGQMVSGKAGHDAIHYGLGEDFPALSLTSMSEDDHFKQIPMEDEYMDRISHGPHYLPLLSQPESKSVSPFSGPLEVGENDSLSQCFTGTESLVELANCCCSDTSCGMDAIHASSHKCLLTSCHHSAYNNMRDADNQETSDSHLRPEETNSCTACKASCTESPSKHGYAANSFKESSPSPLSICGLDSPSLSQTGSASSIGVRSDTWDGNGTKRQNAKRTPETNCSTSDTPAASGNVTGNGNSTFISSGQVMNFKGEIIVVYVSQNSQEGSMSPGSSDDSLGSPVQEENMNRCETFAGNVHQYKEKCAEMNSSRSMVSEESASTVGGFKRTSGPIVQEENHKSQDSKHLYNEASQPIQEEGKPG; encoded by the exons TTCTCTTTACAAATCACTCCTCCTTGTAAAAGTGACCAACACTATGAACATGCTGGACGATGCTGCACCAAATGTGAACCAG GAAAGTACATGTCTGCAAAGTGCACTGCCACCTCAGAGAGTATATGCAAGCCTTGTGGTCCAAATGAATATATAGATGTCTGGAATGAAGAGGAGAAATGCTTGCTTCGTAAAATATGTGATCATG GCAAAGCGTTAATAGAAGTGAATCCAGGAAATAGCACATCCCAGCGACAGTGTGCCTGCACTGCTGGTTACCACTGGAATGAAGACTGTGACTGCTGTCGGAGAAATAAAAGATGCCCCCTGGGTTCTGGAGTTAAATATCCTA tACAACAAAACAAGGACACAGTATGCATACCATGTCCTGCAGGATACTTCTCTAATGTCTCTTCTGCAACTGATGCATGCAAAACATGGACCAA CTGCACAGCTCTTGGAACTGAGGAAAAGATTCCTGGGAACAGCCAATCTGATGCCGTTTGTTGGAAGCAAATGAAACCACTTTTACAAGATG AAACCAACAAGTTATTTTATATGTTCATTGCTCCACTCTTTGTTATTGCACTGGTTGGCACTGCTGTCCTTGTTATATACTATCGCAATAAAGGGGAAACACTGACAG CAGATTTACATTACTGGGCTCTTGTGATATGCAgacaaataaaaaagacaaag gatTCCCCTTGTGATACCTTTGTAAATGGAAACATGGCATGCCCTGCTGGTCCTCAGCTAATGGAAGGGACATATTTGCTGGACCTTGATGAATATTCTTTTTCAGAAGATGTATGTTGCCCACATGGACAAATGGTCAGTGGAAAAGCTGGCCATGATGCAATCCACTATGGTTTGGGTGAAGATTTCCCAGCACTGTCTCTTACAAGCATGTCTGAAGATGACCACTTTAAGCAGATTCCCATGGAAGATGAGTACATGGACAGAATCTCTCACGGGCCCCATTATTTACCTTTACTTAGTCAGCCTGAAAGTAAATCTGTGTCACCCTTCTCAGGGCCACTGGAAGTGGGGGAGAATGATAGTTTGAGCCAGTGCTTCACGGGAACAGAAAGCTTGGTGGAACTTGCAAACTGCTGTTGCTCAGACACTTCCTGTGGAATGGATGCCATCCATGCATCCTCCCACAAATGTCTGCTGACCTCTTGTCATCATTCTGCCTATAACAACATGAGGGATGCTGACAACCAAGAGACAAGTGATTCCCATTTGAGGCCTGAGGAGACAAATAGTTGTACTGCCTGTAAAGCATCTTGTACAGAATCCCCAAGTAAACATGGCTATGCTGCCAATTCTTTTAAAGAAAGTAGCCCTTCTCCACTGAGCATCTGTGGCTTGGACTCTCCCTCTCTGAGTCAGACTGGTTCTGCAAGCAGCATCGGTGTCAGAAGTGACACATGGGATGGAAATGGCACAAAGCGTCAGAATGCAAAAAGAACGCCTGAGACGAACTGCAGCACGTCAGATACCCCAGCAGCGTCTG GAAATGTGACTGGAAATGGCAACTCTACCTTCATTTCAAGTGGACAGGTCATGAATTTTAAAGGGGAAATCATTGTGGTCTATGTCAGCCAGAACTCCCAAGAAGGATCCATGTCTCCTGGATCAAGTGATGACAGTCTGGGAAGTCCAGTGCAAGAGGAAAACATGAACCGTTGTGAGACATTTGCAGGCAATGTTCACCAGTATAAGGAAAAATGTGCTGAAATGAATTCATCTCGCAGCATGGTCAGTGAGGAATCTGCAAGCACTGTGGGAGGGTTCAAGAGGACTTCTGGGCCTATTGTCCAGGAAGAGAATCATAAAAGTCAGGACAGTAAACACCTCTATAATGAGGCTTCACAGCCTATACAAGAGGAGGGAAAGCCAGGATAG